A part of Capsicum annuum cultivar UCD-10X-F1 chromosome 6, UCD10Xv1.1, whole genome shotgun sequence genomic DNA contains:
- the LOC107874826 gene encoding protein phosphatase 1 regulatory subunit INH3 — MATPTREFAPPSTGTSTVTLTLANPSESTPSSSSSQQQQPIETLTLKLKPKRRVSWKPGTVDNEFMNKKSSKICCIFHKEKPFDEDDSDDEDEENEASKKSHHGDHNHCCSKQDHGGEASISYSEDH, encoded by the coding sequence ATGGCAACCCCAACAAGAGAGTTTGCACCGCCATCGACCGGAACATCGACCGTAACCCTAACCCTAGCAAATCCATCGGAATctacaccatcatcatcatcatcacaacaacaacaaccaatcGAAACCTTAACATTGAAACTGAAGCCAAAGAGGAGGGTATCATGGAAACCAGGAACTGTAGACAATGAATTCATGAACAAGAAAAGTTCCAAAATTTGTTGTATTTTCCACAAAGAAAAGCCTTTTGATGAAGACGATAGCGATGATGAGGATGAAGAAAATGAGGCGTCAAAGAAGAGTCATCATGGAGATCACAATCATTGCTGTTCTAAACAGGATCATGGAGGAGAAGCTAGTATCAGTTATTCGGAAGATCATTGA